A stretch of Lactuca sativa cultivar Salinas chromosome 6, Lsat_Salinas_v11, whole genome shotgun sequence DNA encodes these proteins:
- the LOC111903772 gene encoding cytochrome P450 76C1: MINYWLWWWEVDNERDNLSRNILTVSVPIILLLWHKLTSSYNRNTTLPLPPGPSGLPVVGYLPFLTSNLHQRFTDMSHRYGPIFSLWLGRKFHVVVNSVDLAKVVARDLDQTFANRSPPVTALTITYGALDIAWSNNNTHWRTMRKLLVSQVLSNANLDSCQVFRTEEVRKTVRNVYAKIGTKVDVNEVAFDTELEVVTSMLWGRSKSGKENDPGGVLHGFREVEFKIIELLGAPNVSDFIPMLSWFDLQGRKREMEKLKVHLDRIFDTIVEARIKAKMEGELEEIGRKDFLQILLEIKDQKDSPTSLNMDQIKGLLFDILTAATDTTSTMVEWVMTEILHNPGVKTKIQEELTEVFGMNIVEEHLLPKLSYLDAVVKETMRVHPPLPLLIQRSPDETCNVGGYLIPKGSIVYINVWAIHHDPKNWVNPFEFKPERFLKGKWDYNGNNLKFLPFGSGRRICPGIPLGEKMLMYILASLLHSFEWKLPEDDEEFDLSDEFGFVTKKRKPLVAIPSQRLSDESLYL, translated from the exons ATGATTAACTACTGGTTATGGTGGTGGGAGGTCGACAACGAAAGAGACAACCTTTCCCGGAATATTCTCACAGTTTCCGTTCCGATAATACTACTTCTATGGCACAAACTGACGTCATCCTACAACAGAAACACCACACTTCCCTTGCCACCAGGTCCCTCCGGCTTACCGGTGGTAGGCTACCTCCCCTTTCTCACCTCCAATTTACACCAAAGATTCACCGACATGAGCCACCGTTATGGCCCCATATTCAGCCTGTGGCTCGGAAGAAAGTTCCATGTAGTGGTGAACTCCGTAGACCTCGCAAAAGTCGTGGCTCGTGATCTTGACCAGACCTTTGCTAACCGGAGTCCTCCGGTCACCGCCCTAACCATCACCTACGGTGCACTGGATATAGCATGGTCCAACAACAACACTCACTGGCGTACTATGCGTAAGCTTTTGGTGAGCCAAGTTTTGAGCAACGCAAATCTTGATTCATGTCAGGTTTTTCGAACAGAAGAAGTGAGAAAGACAGTTAGAAATGTTTACGCCAAGATTGGGACGAAGGTTGATGTTAATGAAGTTGCTTTCGATACAGAACTTGAAGTTGTGACAAGCATGTTATGGGGTCGGAGTAAGTCCGGTAAAGAGAATGATCCCGGTGGTGTCTTACATGGATTCCGAGAAGTTGAGTTCAAGATAATCGAGCTTCTTGGAGCACCAAATGTATCTGATTTTATCCCGATGTTGTCATGGTTCGATCTACAGGGAAGGAAGAGAGAAATGGAGAAGCTAAAGGTTCATCTTGATCGGATTTTTGACACGATTGTGGAAGCAAGAATCAAAGCTAAAATGGAGGGAGAACTTGAGGAAATTGGAAGGAAAGATTTTCTGCAAATCTTGTTGGAGATTAAAGATCAAAAAGATTCTCCAACCTCACTTAACATGGATCAAATAAAGGGCCTTCTATTT gaTATCTTGACTGCAGCAACTGACACAACATCGACCATGGTGGAATGGGTGATGACTGAAATTTTGCATAATCCAGGGGTAAAGACAAAGATTCAAGAAGAGTTAACAGAGGTTTTCGGCATGAACATTGTCGAAGAACATCTTCTTCCAAAACTATCATATTTAGATGCAGTCGTGAAGGAGACAATGAGGGTACACCCACCGCTTCCTCTCCTAATCCAAAGAAGCCCAGATGAAACTTGCAATGTGGGTGGGTACCTTATTCCAAAAGGTAGTATCGTCTATATTAATGTTTGGGCGATTCATCATGACCCTAAGAACTGGGTGAATCCATTTGAGTTTAAACCTGAGAGATTCTTGAAGGGAAAATGGGATTACAATGGAAACAATTTGAAGTTTTTACCATTTGGATCAGGGAGAAGAATATGCCCGGGAATTCCGTTGGGGGAGAAGATGTTGATGTATATTTTGGCATCGTTATTGCATTCATTTGAGTGGAAGTTGCCGGAAGACGATGAAGAGTTTGATCTTTCtgatgagtttggatttgtgacgAAGAAAAGGAAACCCCTTGTTGCTATACCCTCTCAAAGGCTATCGGATGAAAGCCTCTACTTATGA